A genomic window from Sorex araneus isolate mSorAra2 chromosome 2, mSorAra2.pri, whole genome shotgun sequence includes:
- the MFSD1 gene encoding major facilitator superfamily domain-containing protein 1 isoform X2, whose product MEEEEEARALLPGGSPAAPAPLPALCDPRRLAHRLLVLLLMCFLGFGSYFCYDNPAALQIQVKQDMQVSTTQFMLLYAWYSWPNVVLCFLGGFLIDRVFGIRWGTIIFSCFVCVGQVIFALGGIFNAFWLMEFGRFVFGVGGESLAVAQNTYAVSWFKGKELNLVFGLQLSMARVGSTVNMNLMGWLYSRMEAALGSAGHSTLGATLLLGGVTCVLSLACALVLAYLDRRAERLLHREQGRTGEVIRLTDVKDFSLPLWLIFLVCVCYYVAIFPFIGLGKVFFIEKFGFSSQAASAINSIVYVISAPMSPVFGLLVDKTGRNIVWVLCAVAATLAAHVMLALTLWNPWIAMSLLGVSYSLLACALWPMVAFVVPEHQLGTAYGFMQSIQNLGLAVISILAGVLLDTRGYLFLELFFIACVSVSLLAVVLLYVVNRARGGNLNYSAKRREEMKLSHTE is encoded by the exons atggaggaggaggaggaggcgcgcGCGCTGCTGCCCGGCGGGTctcccgccgcccccgcgccgctGCCCGCGCTCTGCGATCCCCGCCGGCTGGCGCACCGGCTGCTGGTGCTGTTGCTCATGTGCTTCCTGGGCTTCG GCAGCTACTTTTGCTATGACAACCCGGCAGCCCTTCAGATCCAGGTGAAGCAG GACATGCAGGTGAGCACCACCCAGTTCATGCTGCTCTACGCCTGGTACTCTTGGCCCAACGTCGTCCTGTGTTTCCTTGGCGGCTTTTTGATAGACCGCGTCTTCGGAATACG GTGGGGCACCATTATCTTCAGCTGTTTTGTGTGCGTGGGGCAG GTTATCTTTGCCTTGGGTGGAATATTTAACGCGTTTTGGTTGATGGAATTTGGAAGGTTTGTGTTTGG ggTCGGTGGCGAGTCCCTGGCGGTGGCGCAGAACACATACGCCGTGAGCTGGTTCAAAGGCAAAGAGTTGAACCTGGTGTTCGGGCTCCAGCTCAGCATGGCCAGAGTC GGCAGCACCGTCAACATGAACCTCATGGGGTGGCTGTACTCGCGGATGGAGGCCGCGCTGGGCTCCGCCGGCCACAGCACCCTCGGGGCCACGCTGCTGCTCG GGGGCGTCACCTGTGTCCTGTCGCTCGCCTGCGCCCTGGTGCTGGCTTACCTGGACCGGAGAGCGGAGAGGCTCCTCCACAGAGAGCAAGGCCGGACAG GCGAGGTCATCCGGCTGACGGACGTGAAGGACTTCTCCCTGCCGCTCTGGCTCATCTTCCTGGTGTGCGTCTGCTACTACGTGGCCATCTTCCCGTTCATCGGCCTGGGCAA agTTTTCTTCATAGAGAAGTTCGGCTTCTCCTCGCAGGCCGCCAGTGCCATTAACAG CATCGTGTACGTCATCTCGGCGCCCATGTCGCCCGTGTTCGGCCTCCTGGTGGACAAGACCGGGAGGAACATCGTGTGGGTCCTGTGTGCCGTCGCCGCCACGCTCGCCGCACACGTGATGCTGGCCCTGACGCTGTGGAACCCCTGGATTGCCATG AGCCTCCTGGGCGTCTCCTACTCCCTGCTGGCCTGCGCCTTGTGGCCGATGGTGGCGTTCGTGGTGCCCGAGCACCAGCTGGGGACGGCCTATGGCTT catGCAGTCCATCCAGAACCTCGGCCTGGCCGTCATCTCCATCCTGGCGGGCGTGTTGCTGGACACGCGCGGGTACCTGTTCCTGGAGCTCTTCTTCATCGCCTGCGTCTCAG TGTCGCTGCTCGCCGTGGTCTTGCTCTACGTGGTGAACCGAGCCCGAG GTGGGAATCTAAATTATTCTGCAAAACgaagggaagaaatgaaactttCACATACTGAGTAA
- the MFSD1 gene encoding major facilitator superfamily domain-containing protein 1 isoform X1, translating to MEEEEEARALLPGGSPAAPAPLPALCDPRRLAHRLLVLLLMCFLGFGSYFCYDNPAALQIQVKQDMQVSTTQFMLLYAWYSWPNVVLCFLGGFLIDRVFGIRWGTIIFSCFVCVGQVIFALGGIFNAFWLMEFGRFVFGVGGESLAVAQNTYAVSWFKGKELNLVFGLQLSMARVGSTVNMNLMGWLYSRMEAALGSAGHSTLGATLLLGGVTCVLSLACALVLAYLDRRAERLLHREQGRTGEVIRLTDVKDFSLPLWLIFLVCVCYYVAIFPFIGLGKVFFIEKFGFSSQAASAINSIVYVISAPMSPVFGLLVDKTGRNIVWVLCAVAATLAAHVMLALTLWNPWIAMSLLGVSYSLLACALWPMVAFVVPEHQLGTAYGFMQSIQNLGLAVISILAGVLLDTRGYLFLELFFIACVSVSLLAVVLLYVVNRARGGNLNYSAKRREEMKLSHTE from the exons atggaggaggaggaggaggcgcgcGCGCTGCTGCCCGGCGGGTctcccgccgcccccgcgccgctGCCCGCGCTCTGCGATCCCCGCCGGCTGGCGCACCGGCTGCTGGTGCTGTTGCTCATGTGCTTCCTGGGCTTCG GCAGCTACTTTTGCTATGACAACCCGGCAGCCCTTCAGATCCAGGTGAAGCAG GACATGCAGGTGAGCACCACCCAGTTCATGCTGCTCTACGCCTGGTACTCTTGGCCCAACGTCGTCCTGTGTTTCCTTGGCGGCTTTTTGATAGACCGCGTCTTCGGAATACG GTGGGGCACCATTATCTTCAGCTGTTTTGTGTGCGTGGGGCAG GTTATCTTTGCCTTGGGTGGAATATTTAACGCGTTTTGGTTGATGGAATTTGGAAGGTTTGTGTTTGG ggTCGGTGGCGAGTCCCTGGCGGTGGCGCAGAACACATACGCCGTGAGCTGGTTCAAAGGCAAAGAGTTGAACCTGGTGTTCGGGCTCCAGCTCAGCATGGCCAGAGTC GGCAGCACCGTCAACATGAACCTCATGGGGTGGCTGTACTCGCGGATGGAGGCCGCGCTGGGCTCCGCCGGCCACAGCACCCTCGGGGCCACGCTGCTGCTCG GGGGCGTCACCTGTGTCCTGTCGCTCGCCTGCGCCCTGGTGCTGGCTTACCTGGACCGGAGAGCGGAGAGGCTCCTCCACAGAGAGCAAGGCCGGACAG GCGAGGTCATCCGGCTGACGGACGTGAAGGACTTCTCCCTGCCGCTCTGGCTCATCTTCCTGGTGTGCGTCTGCTACTACGTGGCCATCTTCCCGTTCATCGGCCTGGGCAA agTTTTCTTCATAGAGAAGTTCGGCTTCTCCTCGCAGGCCGCCAGTGCCATTAACAG CATCGTGTACGTCATCTCGGCGCCCATGTCGCCCGTGTTCGGCCTCCTGGTGGACAAGACCGGGAGGAACATCGTGTGGGTCCTGTGTGCCGTCGCCGCCACGCTCGCCGCACACGTGATGCTGGCCCTGACGCTGTGGAACCCCTGGATTGCCATG AGCCTCCTGGGCGTCTCCTACTCCCTGCTGGCCTGCGCCTTGTGGCCGATGGTGGCGTTCGTGGTGCCCGAGCACCAGCTGGGGACGGCCTATGGCTT catGCAGTCCATCCAGAACCTCGGCCTGGCCGTCATCTCCATCCTGGCGGGCGTGTTGCTGGACACGCGCGGGTACCTGTTCCTGGAGCTCTTCTTCATCGCCTGCGTCTCAG TGTCGCTGCTCGCCGTGGTCTTGCTCTACGTGGTGAACCGAGCCCGAG GTGGGAATCTAAATTATTCTGCAAAACgaagggaagaaatgaaactttCACATACTGA GTGA